The following proteins come from a genomic window of Phnomibacter ginsenosidimutans:
- a CDS encoding phage tail protein: MDEMMAVIKMFAGNFAPRGFAFCQGQIMSIAQNTALFSLLGTTFGGNGQTTFALPDFRSRVPVGTGQGPGLSSYVLGQQAGVESVTLISTQMPLHNHVATAAAPTLPVSNNNASSHVAAADGTLVLAAPVDGAGLDVYGFVGDASPAAKLNATSGAITVGTAGGSQPHTNIQPYLAMNFIICMEGIYPSRN, from the coding sequence ATGGATGAAATGATGGCCGTAATCAAAATGTTTGCTGGTAATTTTGCCCCCCGTGGCTTTGCTTTTTGCCAGGGACAAATAATGTCTATTGCGCAAAACACAGCTCTGTTTTCACTGCTAGGAACCACATTTGGTGGCAATGGTCAAACCACTTTTGCTCTTCCTGATTTCAGAAGTCGTGTACCTGTTGGTACAGGTCAAGGTCCAGGCCTTTCCTCTTATGTTTTGGGTCAGCAAGCAGGTGTAGAATCAGTTACACTGATAAGTACACAAATGCCTCTTCACAACCACGTAGCTACAGCAGCTGCTCCAACATTGCCAGTGTCTAACAACAACGCCAGTAGCCATGTAGCTGCGGCCGATGGTACTTTGGTACTTGCTGCTCCGGTAGATGGAGCGGGCCTGGATGTGTATGGCTTTGTTGGTGATGCTTCACCAGCCGCTAAACTGAATGCAACCTCTGGGGCCATTACTGTAGGCACTGCTGGTGGTAGCCAACCACACACCAATATTCAGCCTTATTTGGCAATGAACTTTATCATTTGCATGGAGGGAATTTATCCTTCCAGGAACTAA
- a CDS encoding ABC transporter substrate-binding protein codes for MVSPVRIALLYPQSEFFPRLKDELRFALSLGLQFAGYHQPVEWQPEFINSADIKSVEQAIKKAIYHLESQLIIVVANTKTVVELTSLYEQSTLPVIVLNLGANLPAVHWNSPFLFYNSLHSWKAQWALGKWAQQQYGGICAVNTTLYEGGYLLHEAFRLGLGAAGAASLYLNVAKNFGKQFDTSSLFQQMQQQDVSHVHAVLSGNEGQHFLDTYKQTPAINEKPLTVNAFMVDETVVPANAAMHDAVFASTWYSSLDNDANHQFVAHFSAAKKKMPSAFGLLGYETGLALGIALQTAEDIDGEVLADALSNSQPIGPRGAVSLSTSPLQADMQVHILKATFDEGAKSLQHHKIAEGEHISWQSECIAASAAAAVAGWQNPYLFT; via the coding sequence ATGGTTTCACCTGTTCGAATAGCATTGCTGTATCCTCAGTCGGAATTTTTTCCCAGACTCAAGGATGAACTCCGGTTCGCCCTGAGTCTGGGTTTGCAGTTTGCCGGCTATCATCAGCCCGTTGAGTGGCAACCAGAATTTATTAATAGTGCTGATATCAAATCAGTAGAACAAGCTATTAAAAAAGCAATCTATCATTTGGAAAGTCAATTGATAATTGTGGTAGCCAATACCAAAACAGTGGTTGAGCTGACAAGTTTGTATGAGCAATCTACACTTCCTGTAATCGTATTAAACCTTGGCGCCAACTTGCCTGCTGTTCATTGGAATAGTCCATTCCTTTTCTACAATAGCCTTCACAGTTGGAAAGCACAATGGGCATTGGGCAAATGGGCGCAGCAACAATACGGTGGCATCTGTGCTGTAAATACAACATTGTACGAAGGTGGGTACTTGCTGCATGAAGCATTCAGGTTAGGGCTTGGTGCTGCTGGTGCCGCTTCACTTTATTTGAATGTGGCAAAAAATTTCGGTAAGCAGTTTGATACGTCCTCCCTTTTTCAGCAAATGCAACAACAAGATGTAAGTCATGTACATGCAGTGCTTTCAGGTAATGAAGGCCAACATTTTCTGGATACTTACAAACAAACACCGGCAATAAATGAAAAGCCATTAACGGTTAATGCATTTATGGTGGATGAAACGGTAGTGCCGGCGAATGCCGCTATGCATGATGCTGTTTTTGCATCTACATGGTATTCATCGCTTGACAATGATGCCAACCATCAATTTGTAGCACATTTCTCTGCTGCAAAAAAGAAGATGCCATCAGCATTCGGTTTGTTGGGATATGAAACTGGATTGGCTTTGGGGATTGCCTTACAAACAGCTGAGGATATTGATGGAGAAGTATTGGCTGACGCATTGAGCAACAGCCAGCCGATTGGCCCGAGAGGAGCTGTCTCTCTCTCTACATCTCCATTGCAAGCAGATATGCAAGTGCACATCCTGAAAGCAACATTCGACGAAGGTGCAAAAAGCTTGCAGCATCACAAAATTGCAGAAGGTGAGCACATCAGCTGGCAATCAGAATGCATCGCTGCCAGTGCTGCAGCAGCAGTTGCTGGCTGGCAAAATCCTTATCTGTTTACTTAA
- a CDS encoding DEAD/DEAH box helicase, translating to MQLSSDRLAVILERLSIAALNPMQEASLAACQQHDEVVLLSNTGSGKTLAFLLPLLPQLQQSPKNSTTLILSPTRELALQIEAVFKSMGTGLKVTCCYGGHKVEIEENSLKQAPALLIGTAGRIADHIRRGNLQTQHITTLVIDEFDKSVELGFEETMAFIVGELPALRKKILASATNIEPLPAFLHMQQPQVLNFVNDAELPQEKLALQVLHCKEKDKIDSLFRLICHLGNRSTIVFCNHREAVERTAQLLKEKDILNVFYHGSMEQRDRETALCKFSNGTVNVLVTTDLASRGLDIDNIRYIVHYHLPHTEASFTHRNGRTARMDASGTVIMMLGPDEKMPAYVTTTHSHIELPATAEIPEKPKWTTLFIAAGKKTK from the coding sequence ATGCAACTTTCTTCTGATCGACTCGCCGTCATTCTCGAACGATTGTCTATTGCGGCCCTCAACCCCATGCAGGAAGCCAGTCTGGCAGCCTGCCAGCAACACGATGAAGTGGTGCTGCTGTCGAACACCGGCTCTGGTAAAACACTGGCTTTTTTATTGCCGCTATTGCCACAACTACAGCAATCACCTAAAAATAGTACTACACTTATTTTATCGCCCACCCGTGAATTGGCACTGCAAATAGAAGCCGTGTTTAAGAGCATGGGCACCGGCCTGAAAGTGACCTGCTGCTACGGTGGCCACAAAGTGGAGATAGAAGAAAACAGTTTGAAACAAGCCCCTGCCCTGCTCATTGGTACCGCCGGTCGCATAGCCGATCACATTCGCCGCGGCAATTTGCAAACGCAACACATTACTACACTGGTGATTGATGAGTTTGACAAATCGGTAGAGTTGGGCTTTGAAGAAACCATGGCTTTCATTGTGGGTGAACTGCCTGCACTGCGCAAAAAAATACTCGCCTCGGCCACCAATATTGAGCCACTGCCCGCCTTTTTACACATGCAGCAACCGCAAGTGCTCAACTTTGTAAATGACGCAGAACTGCCGCAGGAAAAATTAGCATTGCAAGTATTGCATTGCAAAGAGAAAGACAAGATTGACAGTTTGTTTCGCCTCATTTGCCACCTGGGTAACCGCAGTACAATTGTGTTTTGCAATCACCGCGAAGCGGTAGAACGTACCGCACAACTGCTGAAAGAAAAAGACATCCTCAATGTGTTTTACCATGGATCAATGGAACAACGCGACAGAGAAACGGCGTTGTGCAAATTCAGCAATGGAACGGTAAACGTATTGGTGACAACCGACCTGGCTTCCCGTGGTCTCGACATTGACAATATCCGCTACATCGTGCATTACCATTTGCCACATACCGAAGCCAGCTTTACGCACCGCAATGGCCGCACTGCCCGTATGGATGCCAGTGGCACCGTCATCATGATGCTGGGCCCCGATGAAAAAATGCCAGCCTATGTAACCACCACCCACAGCCATATTGAATTGCCTGCTACGGCAGAAATTCCGGAGAAACCAAAATGGACAACGCTGTTTATTGCTGCCGGTAAAAAGACAAAGTAA
- a CDS encoding alpha-L-fucosidase: MRTWIAAFTLLFSVTGYTQVTPDSAKLEWFRDAKLGIFIHWGIYSVNGVDESWSFHNKLIGYPEYMAQLKGFTANKYNPEAWAALIKESGAQYSVITTKHHDGVALYDSKLSTLDVVNSTPAKRDVLTPFYQALRKQGIKAGAYFSLIDWSRNDYPGFLKDSSRYKIKEQPARWQQFLQFCHGQINEVMTNFNPDLIWFDGDWEHSAEEWNAAKIRQDILNKNPKAIVNARLQGYGDYATPEQHIPVSRPSGDVWELCMTSNKNWGYHPDDSAYKTPYELIAIFADVISNGGNLLFDIGPKEDGWIPDEQVHLLKELGKWNKKHAAAIFGTRAGLPYGHFYGPSTMSKDSTTLYLFMPYNAAGKAVIKGLNNEIASIKVVGANTALPHKVVGKISWSHVPGIVYIDDIPAAAKDEYMTVLEVKLKSKLSLYRGKGGFQ, from the coding sequence ATGCGTACATGGATTGCTGCCTTCACCCTGTTGTTTTCGGTAACCGGTTACACACAGGTAACTCCTGATTCTGCCAAACTCGAATGGTTTCGGGATGCCAAACTCGGCATCTTCATTCACTGGGGCATTTACTCGGTAAACGGGGTAGATGAGAGCTGGAGCTTTCACAACAAACTCATTGGCTATCCTGAGTACATGGCGCAGCTGAAAGGATTTACAGCCAATAAATACAACCCCGAAGCATGGGCAGCACTCATAAAAGAAAGTGGTGCACAGTACAGCGTCATCACCACCAAGCATCATGATGGTGTGGCTTTGTACGACAGCAAGCTGAGCACGTTAGATGTGGTAAACAGCACACCGGCTAAACGAGATGTGCTGACGCCTTTTTATCAGGCGCTGCGTAAGCAAGGCATAAAAGCAGGTGCTTATTTTTCATTGATCGACTGGAGCCGAAACGATTATCCCGGTTTTCTGAAAGACAGTAGTCGTTATAAAATAAAAGAGCAGCCAGCCCGCTGGCAACAGTTTTTACAGTTTTGCCATGGGCAAATCAATGAAGTGATGACCAACTTCAATCCTGATTTGATTTGGTTTGATGGCGATTGGGAGCACAGTGCCGAAGAATGGAATGCCGCCAAAATCCGGCAGGATATTTTGAACAAGAATCCCAAAGCCATCGTAAATGCCCGCTTGCAAGGCTATGGTGATTATGCCACACCAGAGCAGCACATACCTGTAAGCCGCCCCAGTGGCGATGTGTGGGAGCTCTGCATGACCAGCAATAAAAACTGGGGCTACCATCCTGATGATTCCGCCTATAAAACACCGTATGAGCTCATTGCCATTTTTGCGGATGTTATCAGCAATGGCGGCAACTTGTTGTTCGACATTGGCCCCAAAGAAGATGGCTGGATTCCAGACGAACAAGTACACCTGCTGAAAGAATTGGGCAAGTGGAACAAGAAGCATGCTGCAGCCATTTTTGGTACAAGAGCAGGGTTGCCTTACGGGCATTTTTACGGGCCCAGTACTATGAGCAAAGACTCTACAACGCTTTACCTATTTATGCCTTACAATGCAGCAGGCAAAGCCGTCATCAAGGGGTTGAACAATGAGATTGCATCCATTAAAGTTGTAGGAGCCAACACCGCTTTGCCACATAAAGTAGTAGGCAAAATCAGTTGGAGCCATGTGCCTGGCATTGTATATATAGATGATATACCTGCTGCTGCAAAAGATGAGTACATGACAGTGCTCGAAGTAAAGCTGAAAAGCAAGCTGAGTTTGTACAGAGGAAAAGGAGGGTTCCAATAA
- the dnaK gene encoding molecular chaperone DnaK has translation MGKIIGIDLGTTNSCVSVMEGNEPVVIANEEGRRTTPSIVGFLKNGERKVGDPAKRQAITNPVNTITSVKRFMGRRFDEVGEEISHWSYKVAKGDNNTVRIDIDGRLYTPQEISAMVLQKMKKTAEDYLGQEVTEAVITVPAYFNDAQRQATKEAGEIAGLNVRRIVNEPTAAALAYGLDKKHADQMIAVFDLGGGTFDISVLELGDGVFEVKSTNGDTHLGGDDFDKVIMDWLADEFKAQESIDLRKDPMALQRLKEAAEKAKIELSSSTETEINLPYITAVDGVPKHLVLKLSRAKFEALADNLFTRMFKPCEQALKDAGLSASQINEVILVGGSTRIPKVQELVEKFFGKKPNRGVNPDEVVAVGAAIQGAVLTGEVKDVLLLDVTPLSLGIETLGGVMTTLIPANTTIPTKKSEVFSTAADNQPGVQIHVLQGERVKSADNKSLGIFNLDGIPPAPRGVPQIEVTFDIDANGLIHVSAKDKGTGKEQKIHIEAGSGLSKEEIEKMKNEAKANEESDKAERERIEKINQADSLIFQTEKQLKEYGDKVPADKKAPIEAALAELKEAHKSQDLARIEAGTAKLNEAWTAASQEIYNAMNQQGGAEAQPGADAGAQQGGAKSDTVEDAQFEEVK, from the coding sequence ATGGGAAAAATTATTGGAATCGACCTGGGAACCACCAACAGTTGCGTATCTGTAATGGAAGGCAATGAGCCGGTGGTAATCGCCAACGAAGAGGGCCGTCGGACGACACCGTCTATCGTGGGCTTTCTGAAAAATGGCGAACGCAAAGTGGGCGACCCCGCCAAGCGTCAGGCCATTACCAACCCTGTTAATACCATTACCAGCGTAAAGCGCTTTATGGGCCGCCGCTTTGATGAAGTGGGCGAAGAAATCAGCCACTGGAGCTACAAAGTAGCCAAGGGCGACAACAACACGGTACGTATCGATATCGATGGCCGCCTGTACACCCCACAGGAAATCAGCGCCATGGTATTGCAGAAGATGAAGAAAACTGCCGAAGATTACCTCGGTCAGGAAGTGACTGAAGCGGTAATTACCGTGCCAGCTTACTTCAACGACGCACAGCGCCAGGCCACCAAAGAAGCCGGTGAAATTGCCGGTCTCAATGTGCGTCGTATTGTAAACGAACCTACCGCTGCCGCTTTGGCATACGGTCTCGATAAAAAACACGCCGACCAAATGATTGCCGTGTTCGACCTCGGTGGTGGTACGTTTGATATTTCTGTACTGGAACTGGGCGACGGTGTATTCGAAGTAAAATCTACCAACGGTGATACCCACCTCGGTGGCGACGACTTTGATAAAGTGATCATGGACTGGTTGGCCGACGAGTTCAAAGCTCAGGAAAGCATTGACCTGCGCAAAGACCCCATGGCATTGCAGCGCCTGAAAGAAGCTGCTGAAAAAGCCAAAATTGAGCTGAGCTCTTCTACCGAAACAGAAATCAACCTGCCTTACATTACTGCGGTAGACGGTGTGCCCAAGCACCTGGTGCTGAAGCTGAGCCGTGCCAAGTTTGAAGCCTTGGCCGACAACCTGTTTACCCGCATGTTTAAGCCTTGCGAGCAAGCATTGAAAGATGCCGGCCTCAGCGCATCACAAATCAACGAAGTGATTTTGGTGGGTGGTTCTACCCGTATTCCTAAAGTACAGGAGCTGGTAGAAAAGTTCTTTGGCAAGAAACCTAACCGTGGTGTAAACCCCGATGAAGTAGTAGCCGTAGGTGCCGCTATTCAGGGTGCCGTACTCACCGGTGAAGTGAAAGATGTACTGCTGCTCGACGTAACGCCACTGAGCCTCGGTATTGAAACACTCGGTGGTGTAATGACCACTTTGATTCCTGCCAACACCACCATTCCTACCAAGAAAAGCGAAGTGTTCAGCACGGCTGCCGATAACCAACCCGGTGTACAAATTCATGTGCTGCAGGGCGAACGTGTAAAGTCTGCCGACAACAAGAGCCTCGGTATTTTCAACCTCGATGGCATACCGCCAGCACCACGTGGTGTACCACAAATTGAAGTGACTTTTGATATCGATGCTAACGGTCTGATTCACGTAAGTGCCAAAGACAAAGGCACTGGCAAAGAGCAGAAGATTCACATCGAAGCGGGTAGCGGCCTCAGCAAAGAGGAAATTGAAAAGATGAAGAACGAAGCCAAGGCCAACGAAGAAAGCGACAAGGCTGAACGGGAGCGCATCGAAAAAATTAACCAGGCCGACAGCCTTATTTTCCAGACAGAAAAGCAACTGAAGGAATACGGCGACAAAGTACCTGCTGATAAGAAAGCACCTATCGAAGCTGCACTGGCTGAGCTGAAAGAAGCCCACAAGAGCCAGGACCTGGCCCGCATTGAAGCCGGTACTGCCAAGCTCAACGAAGCTTGGACAGCTGCCAGTCAGGAAATCTACAATGCCATGAACCAGCAAGGTGGTGCAGAAGCCCAACCCGGTGCTGATGCAGGTGCACAGCAGGGTGGTGCCAAAAGCGATACCGTAGAAGACGCACAGTTTGAAGAAGTGAAATAA
- a CDS encoding DbpA RNA binding domain-containing protein translates to MVGLLTQKGQLKPEDIGLITVKDFYTFVAIRKSKASHCLTLVQQQKIKGIKAKIAIAK, encoded by the coding sequence GTGGTAGGCTTGCTGACACAAAAAGGCCAACTGAAACCGGAAGACATTGGCCTGATAACGGTGAAAGATTTTTACACTTTTGTAGCCATCCGCAAGTCGAAAGCCAGCCATTGCCTTACCCTTGTTCAGCAACAAAAAATAAAAGGCATCAAAGCAAAAATTGCCATCGCCAAATAA
- a CDS encoding DnaJ domain-containing protein encodes MPLKDYYKILDLSPGATETDIKKSFRRLALRYHPDVNQGNKYAEAWFRELQEAYDTLTDAAKKDAYLQDRWLLQSQGKNMARPVPLTPDTIVAEARELANRVADLDRFRMDHQQLAQSLLQLLDDERLDLLRSFNAAQEAQNIGQLLLNSSSPVDYPLLQPFYQRMQLLANITPALQPLIASNRNRRRQQYFWERNQWWILLLLTVGLCAGIALMQ; translated from the coding sequence ATGCCCCTCAAGGATTATTACAAAATACTCGACCTCTCTCCTGGCGCTACCGAAACGGATATCAAGAAAAGTTTTCGCCGGCTGGCGTTGCGCTACCATCCCGATGTAAACCAGGGCAATAAGTACGCCGAAGCATGGTTTCGGGAGCTGCAGGAAGCCTACGACACCCTGACGGATGCTGCCAAAAAAGATGCCTACCTGCAAGACCGCTGGCTGCTGCAAAGCCAGGGCAAAAACATGGCCCGGCCAGTGCCGCTTACACCCGACACCATTGTGGCAGAAGCACGGGAACTGGCCAACCGGGTAGCCGACCTCGATCGTTTTCGCATGGACCACCAGCAGCTGGCGCAAAGCCTGCTGCAATTGCTGGACGATGAACGGCTGGATTTGCTCCGCAGTTTTAATGCTGCTCAAGAAGCACAAAACATCGGGCAATTGTTGCTCAACAGTTCGTCACCGGTTGATTATCCGTTGCTGCAGCCTTTTTACCAACGCATGCAATTGCTGGCCAATATTACTCCGGCATTGCAACCGCTGATTGCCAGTAACCGCAACCGCCGCCGCCAGCAATACTTTTGGGAACGAAATCAATGGTGGATTTTGCTGCTGCTAACTGTAGGACTGTGTGCAGGCATTGCATTAATGCAATAA
- a CDS encoding THUMP domain-containing class I SAM-dependent RNA methyltransferase: protein MNFFTAKGLVTITCHKRIAPYLEQEVKALGFTVEETFITGVKLQASINECIRLNLNLRCASQVLYQLKSFTADSADDIYHALKDFPWEKVLPPNGYFSVTSNVQHPSINNSMFANLRVKDAIVDRIRNLTGNRPSSGAALTGTVIHLFWKNEEAAVFIDASGDSLARHGYRKIPGLAPMLEGLAAATILATQWDRQSPFINPMCGSGTLAIEAALIATNRRPGLFRNSFAFMHLQGYDDAVYLQEDALLEEQIVDVPGLRIIASDNNPKAIENARKNAVAAGVAHLIEFVLCDFAATPVPADGKGVMMMNPEYGERLGEAAALEATYSRIGDFMKQQCGGYWGYIFTGNMELAKKIGLKAKRRIEFYNSTIDCRLLEYELYAGSRRTPQES from the coding sequence ATGAACTTTTTTACCGCAAAAGGATTGGTGACGATTACCTGTCACAAACGCATTGCTCCTTACCTGGAGCAGGAAGTGAAAGCACTGGGTTTTACTGTGGAAGAAACCTTCATCACCGGTGTAAAACTGCAGGCCAGCATCAATGAATGCATCCGGCTCAACCTCAACCTGCGTTGTGCCAGCCAGGTGCTGTATCAACTGAAAAGTTTTACCGCCGATAGTGCCGATGATATTTACCATGCACTCAAAGATTTTCCGTGGGAAAAAGTGCTGCCGCCCAATGGTTATTTTTCGGTGACCAGCAACGTGCAACATCCCAGCATCAACAACAGCATGTTTGCCAACCTGCGGGTAAAAGATGCCATTGTAGACCGCATTCGTAATTTGACAGGCAACCGGCCTTCGAGTGGCGCTGCACTCACCGGCACTGTCATTCATTTGTTTTGGAAAAATGAAGAAGCTGCGGTGTTCATTGATGCCAGCGGCGATAGTTTGGCCCGTCATGGCTATAGAAAAATTCCTGGCCTTGCACCCATGCTCGAAGGCTTGGCAGCAGCTACCATTTTGGCGACGCAGTGGGATCGGCAATCGCCCTTCATCAACCCCATGTGTGGCTCTGGCACACTGGCCATTGAAGCAGCATTGATAGCTACCAACAGAAGGCCCGGCCTGTTTCGTAACAGTTTTGCCTTTATGCACTTACAGGGCTACGATGATGCCGTGTATTTGCAGGAAGATGCCCTGCTGGAAGAACAGATTGTTGATGTGCCCGGCCTACGCATCATAGCCAGCGACAACAACCCCAAGGCCATTGAAAATGCCCGCAAAAATGCAGTGGCAGCCGGTGTGGCTCACCTCATTGAATTTGTACTCTGTGACTTTGCGGCAACACCTGTGCCTGCCGATGGCAAGGGCGTGATGATGATGAACCCCGAATACGGCGAACGATTGGGAGAAGCAGCTGCACTCGAAGCCACATACAGCCGCATCGGCGATTTTATGAAACAGCAATGTGGCGGTTATTGGGGCTATATTTTTACCGGCAATATGGAACTGGCCAAAAAGATTGGCCTCAAAGCCAAACGCCGCATTGAGTTTTACAACAGCACCATCGACTGTCGGCTGCTGGA
- a CDS encoding YdeI/OmpD-associated family protein encodes MTKDVDVFFAEGCGRCALGGTPDCRVHTWQQPLQLLRQLLLDCGLTETCKWGVPCYMHGKQNLLMLYALKDYCGLSFLNGALLEDTAQLLTKQGDNVQAGRIMRFTDGAQVAKLSTTIKAYVFEAMAAVDAGIKPVLKKTAEPVPEEWQQLLQEWPDVAKAFAALTPGRQRGYLLHFNSAKQSATRRSRMEKCLPKILAGLGFHD; translated from the coding sequence ATGACCAAAGACGTAGACGTATTTTTTGCCGAAGGCTGTGGCCGATGCGCATTGGGCGGCACGCCTGATTGCAGAGTGCATACATGGCAGCAACCGTTGCAATTGTTGCGCCAGTTGCTGCTCGACTGCGGCCTTACCGAAACCTGCAAATGGGGCGTGCCCTGCTACATGCACGGCAAACAAAACCTGCTGATGCTGTATGCGCTGAAAGACTATTGCGGACTGAGTTTTTTGAATGGTGCATTGCTGGAAGATACCGCACAACTGCTGACCAAACAGGGCGACAATGTGCAGGCTGGTCGCATCATGCGGTTTACAGATGGGGCGCAGGTAGCCAAATTATCTACTACGATAAAAGCTTATGTGTTTGAAGCCATGGCGGCTGTGGATGCGGGCATCAAACCCGTGCTGAAAAAAACAGCCGAACCTGTACCGGAAGAATGGCAACAACTGCTGCAGGAATGGCCCGATGTGGCGAAAGCTTTTGCTGCATTAACGCCGGGCCGGCAGCGGGGTTATCTGCTGCATTTCAACAGCGCCAAACAATCGGCTACCCGCAGAAGCCGCATGGAAAAATGTCTGCCGAAAATATTGGCCGGGCTTGGGTTTCATGATTGA